The region GAGCAACTTAGTTAATACTAGTGTTTCGTTTTTGACAGCACACAAACACCCTTCATAAGGAAGCTGATTTGACAAGTTTACGTACTCTTTCTCTGCCGGTTTTGCTGACGTTTCTGCTAAGCGGATGCGTGCAGGCTATATACAAGACACCCGTTGCCCAGGATGAATATCATGTCCAGTCTGAAAACAGCGCCGCGATAATGACGGAGTCAGCCGAAAAGGTTAAATCCACAAACGAGCGGCACCTCCAACCTGCTTCTCCCCCGGCAGCAAACACCATCGGCGCTGTCTCCCAAAAAGGCGTAAAAACGTCTGCAAACAATCCAAAGGGGAATTTCGATCAAGTCAAAAAAATTCAGCCCAGCAAAGAGAATTCTGATCAAGTCAAAAAAATCCAGCCCATCTTGGATGAAGCCCTTGATTTCTGCCGGGTATCCCAGGATCTTTGGCAAAAAGGGGAGCTTGAAAACGCCCTGGAAGCCTTGGATCAGGCGTATTCTTTAATCCTGAAAATCGATATAGCAGACGATCCCAAGCTCATCCAGCAAAAAGAAGATTTGCGTTTTTTGATCTCAAAACGCATCCTCGAAATATACGCCTCCCGCAACATTGTTGTTAGCGGCAATCATAACGCCATCCCCATGGTAATGAATAAACACATCCAGGCCGAAATTAACCTCTTTACCAAAAACAGTGAGAAAAGCTTTTTCATTGAGTCATTGAAACGTTCCGGCAGGTATCGCGCCATGATCGTTTCGGCTCTCGAAGAAGCCGGTCTTCCGGTTGAATTGTCCTGGTTGCCGCTGATCGAGAGCGGATTCAAAGTCGATGCGCTTTCAAGAGCCAGAGCCCTTGGACTGTGGCAATTCATTCCGTCAACCGGTTACAAGTTCGGCCTGTCACGCGACAAGTACATCGACGAACGGATTGACCCGGTTAAGTCGACGCAAGCCGCCATCGCTTATTTAAAAGAATTGCATCAAATTTTTGGAGACTGGACCACCGTTCTGGCTGCTTATAACTGCGGAGAAGGACAGGTCCTGAGAGTCATCCGGAGTCAAAACATCAACTATCTTGACAACTTCTGGGACTTATACGAGCGCCTTCCCCAGGAAACCGCAAGATATGTCCCGCGATTCATGGCCACGCTGCATATTATTAAAAATATGGAAAAATACGGTCTCGATTCAATCACGCCTGACCCGTCCTTGAACTATGAAGTCGTTTCCGTCTCC is a window of Candidatus Desulfatibia profunda DNA encoding:
- a CDS encoding LysM peptidoglycan-binding domain-containing protein — protein: MTESAEKVKSTNERHLQPASPPAANTIGAVSQKGVKTSANNPKGNFDQVKKIQPSKENSDQVKKIQPILDEALDFCRVSQDLWQKGELENALEALDQAYSLILKIDIADDPKLIQQKEDLRFLISKRILEIYASRNIVVSGNHNAIPMVMNKHIQAEINLFTKNSEKSFFIESLKRSGRYRAMIVSALEEAGLPVELSWLPLIESGFKVDALSRARALGLWQFIPSTGYKFGLSRDKYIDERIDPVKSTQAAIAYLKELHQIFGDWTTVLAAYNCGEGQVLRVIRSQNINYLDNFWDLYERLPQETARYVPRFMATLHIIKNMEKYGLDSITPDPSLNYEVVSVSKQIHLKDIASKIDITEKELRELNPELRYRILPQEKYPLRVPPGTGNLLLAKLDEIPVSSPPQPAFIYHQVRPGESLSTIATKYRTSVKSIAWANNIHKQDLIAAGRKLRIPRKGTTMPGAEKKYDKPRYEQPEMHVVKSGDSLWIIAKRYGTNTKDIQELNNLATTNLSIGQTLKIPGGKDESPTGETLASYEVKRGDVPFQIAQRHRMSLERFLRINNLTPRSKIYPGQRLSVE